A portion of the Aphelocoma coerulescens isolate FSJ_1873_10779 chromosome 1, UR_Acoe_1.0, whole genome shotgun sequence genome contains these proteins:
- the LOC138120125 gene encoding zinc finger CCHC domain-containing protein 10-like, with translation MRKPGLLRRKMRRCGRMETAATKGCGRHRSRSKSVTSSSSSSDSSASDSSSGSQDSSTSSEDSDSEDSSSPSSSSSSSDFDSHPSSSSSSSSDSSSEDEPPKKKK, from the exons atgaggaagccaggcctgctgaggaggaagatgaggaggtgtGGGAGGATGGAGACAGCGGCCACCAAAGGCTGCGGAAGGCACAGATCCAG GTCCAAAAGTGTGAccagttccagcagcagcagcgacaGCTCAGCCAGCGACTCCTCCTCTGGCAGCCAGGACTCCTCTACCTCCTCCGAGGACAGTGACAGTGAGGAcagctcctccccctcctccagcagctcttcctCCGACTTCGACTCGCATCcgagctcctccagcagcagcagcagcgacaGCAGCTCTGAGGATGAGCCcccaaagaagaagaaatag